In one Cyclopterus lumpus isolate fCycLum1 chromosome 24, fCycLum1.pri, whole genome shotgun sequence genomic region, the following are encoded:
- the pum2 gene encoding pumilio homolog 2 isoform X2 gives MSVPCSILGMNDVAWQETRGGMLHANGAPETGGVRVHVGGAGQAPGVPHLQGMDRVVIPAPGTPQPPLSGRSQDDATVGYFFQRQPGEQLGGCTPSKHRWPTGDANHVDQVRAADEMNYDFQALALESRGMGELLPAKKLWDSDELAKDGRKGMLLGEEWRDNAWGSSHHSVSQPIMVQRRPGQSFHGNGDANSVLSPRSEGGGLGVSMVEYVLSSSPGDKMDGRYRNGGYGGGDVDQDGREKIDVQEKVSPYEVDKSPEMKVGDENDPAKANGRGLLNGMDRDCKDFNPNPGSRQASPTEAVERMGPNQSGLEMMGQHHPHAFQQHPAQNKAPEDFQSQEAQNMGGMEQQAGVESLQFDYAGNQIQVDSSGTPVGLFDYNSQQQLFQRSNTLTVQQLTAAQQQQYALAAAQQQHLAGLAPAFVPNPYIINAAPPGTDPYTAAGLAAAASLAGPTVVPPQYYGVPWGVYPANLFQQQAASTANHSANQQASNQGPGQQQVMRAGNNQRPLTPGQGQQSQQESLAAAAAANPALAYAGMSGYQVLAPAAYYDQTGTLVMGPGARAGLGGPVRLVQTPMLINPAAAQAAAVSASGSGNNMSGPPGNGLYRSMPQPQQQQQQAPPPSSGLPSSSFYGSGSVPNTSQSSSLFSHTSAAPPPQSSSLGFSSTGGSLGVGLGSALGGFGSSVSSSTSSSVSRRDSLLASSDLYKRGGSSLTPIGQPFYNSLGYSSSPSPIGLTPGHSPLTPPPSLPSSHGSSSSLHLGGLTNGSGRYISAAPGAEAKYRSTGGTSSLFNSSSQLFPPSRPRYSRSDVMPSGRSRLLEDFRNNRFPNLQLRDLPGHMVEFSQDQHGSRFIQQKLERATPAERQMVFGEILQAAYQLMTDVFGNYVIQKFFEFGSADQKLALATRIRGHVLPLALQMYGCRVIQKALESISSDQQVISDIVRELDGHVLKCVKDQNGNHVVQKCIECVQPQALQFIIDAFQGQVFVLSTHPYGCRVIQRILEHCTQEQTLPILEELHQHSEQLGQKYQGVSLEMTPKTYYTVSRDALFKDQYGNYVIQHVLEHGRPEDKSKIVAEVRGKVLVLSQHKFASNVVEKCVIHSSRAERALLIDEVCCQKDGPHSALYTMMKDQYANYVVQRMIDMAEPAQRKIIMHKIRPHIATLRKYTYGKHILAKLEKYYMKSGSELGPIGGPTNGLM, from the exons ATGAGCGTTCCATGCAGCATCCTAGGTATGAATGACGTGGCCTGGCAGGAGACAAGAGGTGGGATGCTGCATGCAAATGGTGCTCCTGAGACTGGAGGTGTCAGAGTTCATGTTGGGGGAGCTGGACAGGCTCCTGGAGTCCCACATTTACAGGGCATGGACAGGGTTGTTATCCCCGCACCAGGTACCCCGCAGCCTCCACTGAGTGGACGCTCTCAGGATGATGCCACAGTTGGATACTTCTTTCAGAGACAGCCCGGGGAGCAGCTTGGAGGTTGCACACCAAGCAAACATCGCTGGCCAACTGGTGATGCCAATCATGTTGATCAG gTCCGTGCTGCGGATGAAATGAACTATGACTTTCAGGCTCTTGCTTTGGAGTCGAGGGGCATGGGAGAG CTTCTGCCAGCAAAAAAACTCTGGGATTCTGATGAGTTGGCCAAGGATGGAAGGAAAGGCATGCTTCTTGGAGAGGAGTGGAGGGACAATGCATGGGGATCATCTC ATCATTCAGTGTCTCAGCCAATCATGGTGCAGCGGCGACCAGGCCAGAGTTTCCATGGGAATGGTGATGCCAATTCTGTGCTTTCACCTCGCTCAGAAGGTGGAGGTCTGGGGGTGAGCATGGTGGAGTACGTCCTCAGTTCTTCTCCTGGTGACAAAATGGATGGTCGCTACAGGAACGGTGGTTAT GGTGGAGGAGATGTTGACCAAGATGGGAGAGAGAAGATTGATGTCCAAGAGAAAGTCTCCCCCTATGAAGTGGACAAGAGCCCAGAGATGAAGGTTGGAGATGAGAATGATCCTGCTAAAGCCAACGGAAGAGGTCTACTTAACGGCATGGACAGGGACTGCAAAGACTTCAA TCCGAACCCTGGAAGTCGCCAAGCTTCCCCCACTGAGGCTGTGGAGAGAATGGGTCCCAATCAGTCAGGTTTGGAGATGATGGGACAGCACCACCCACATGCCTTCCAACAACACCCTGCCCAAAACAAGGCACCTGAGGACTTCCAGAGCCAGGAGGCCCAGAACATGGGAGGTATGGAGCAGCAAGCCGGTGTGGAGTCCCTCCAGTTTGACTATGCTGGTAACCAGATTCAGGTGGACTCCTCAGGGACTCCAGTAGGATTGTTTGACTACAACTCTCAGCAGCAG TTGTTCCAGAGATCAAATACCCTCACTGTTCAACAGCTAACTGCAGCTCAGCAACAACAATATGCCCTCGCTGCAGCCCAGCAGCAACATCTTG CTGGCCTTGCTCCTGCCTTTGTGCCAAACCCTTACATCATTAATGCTGCCCCCCCTGGAACGGATCCCTACACTGCCGCTGGGCTGGCCGCAGCAGCCTCGCTTGCAG GTCCCACAGTGGTTCCACCACAGTACTATGGTGTTCCTTGGGGTGTGTATCCGGCCAACCTTTTCCAGCAACAGGCTGCATCCACTGCCAATCACTCAGCTAATCAGCAAGCATCCAATCAGGGGCCAGGCCAACAACAG GTGATGCGCGCGGGAAACAACCAGCGACCTCTTACACCTGGGCAAGGCCAACAGAGTCAGCAGGAATCTCTAGCTGCAGCGGCAGCTGCAAACCCTGCATTGGCGTATGCAGGAATGTCTG gTTATCAGGTTTTAGCCCCTGCAGCGTATTATGACCAGACTGGGACCTTGGTGATGGGCCCTGGTGCCCGAGCTGGTCTAGGTGGGCCAGTTCGTCTAGTCCAAACACCGATGCTCATCAACCCTGCAGCAGCACAAGCCG CTGCGGTGTCAGCATCTGGCTCTGGAAACAACATGTCTGGTCCTCCAGGCAACGGGTTATACCGCTCAATGCCTCaacctcagcagcagcagcagcaggctccCCCACCCAGCAGCGGCCTGCCCTCCAGCTCATTTTACGGCTCTGGATCAGTCCCGAACACTTCTCAGAGCAGCTCCCTTTTCTCACACACCTCTGCTGCGCCGCCACCACAAAGCTCCTCCCTGGGCTTCAGCAGTACCGGTGGGTCCCTCGGCGTTGGCCTGGGCTCTGCTCTTGGAGGCTTCGGCTCTTCTG TGTCTAGCTCTACCAGTAGCAGTGTATCTCGCAGGGACTCCCTGCTGGCAAGTTCTGATCTATACAAACGCGGCGGCAGCAGTTTAACTCCCATCGGCCAGCCCTTTTACAACAGCCTGGGTTACTCTTCTTCACCAAGCCCCATTGGCCTCACACCAGGTCACTCTCCACtcactcctccaccttctctgCCCTCCTCTCATGGATCCTCTTCCAGCCTTCACCTAG GTGGCCTGACGAATGGCAGCGGGCGTTACATTTCTGCCGCTCCTGGAGCTGAGGCCAAGTACCGGAGTACTGGGGGGACATCCAGTCTTTTCAATTCCAGCAGCCAGCTATTCCCTCCGTCTAGGCCTCGCTACAGTCGTTCAGATGTCATGCCGTCTGGACGCAGCCGCCTACTGGAAGACTTTAGGAATAACCGCTTCCCAAACCTCCAACTCCGCGACCTGCCCGGCCACATGGTGGAGTTCTCTCAAGACCAGCATGGATCCAG ATTTATCCAGCAGAAGTTAGAGAGGGCCACTCCAGCTGAGAGGCAGATGGTGTTTGGCGAGATTCTGCAAGCGGCATACCAACTGATGACTGACGTATTTGGGAACTATGTCATCCAAAAGTTCTTTGAG TTTGGAAGTGCAGACCAGAAGCTGGCTTTGGCAACACGTATCCGTGGACACGTCCTGCCTCTGGCTTTGCAGATGTATGGTTGTAGGGTCATTCAGAAAGCCCTGGAGTCCATTTCCTCCGACCAGCAGGTAATT AGCGACATTGTCCGTGAGCTGGATGGCCATGTGTTGAAGTGTGTCAAGGACCAAAATGGCAACCATGTGGTGCAGAAGTGTATCGAGTGTGTCCAGCCTCAGGCCCTACAGTTCATTATTGATGCCTTCCAAGGACAG GTGTTTGTGCTCTCCACACACCCCTATGGCTGCAGAGTTATCCAAAGGATTTTGGAGCACTGCACCCAGGAGCAAACTCTGCCCATCCTGGAAGAGCTGCATCAACACTCTGAACAGCTGGGCCAG AAATATCAAGGCGTATCATTGGAGATGACACCCAAAACGTATTATACCGTGTCCCGCGATGCACTGTTCAAG GATCAGTATGGTAACTACGTCATTCAGCATGTTTTGGAGCACGGCAGACCAGAAGATAAGAGCAAGATAGTCGCAGAAGTTCGTGGAAAGGTTCTTGTCCTCAGTCAACACAAGTTTGCAAG TAATGTTGTGGAGAAGTGTGTGATCCACTCTTCGCGTGCAGAGAGGGCTCTGCTGATCGATGAAGTGTGCTGCCAGAAAGACGGCCCCCACAGCGCCCTGTACACCATGATGAAGGACCAGTACGCCAACTATGTTGTTCAAAGGATGATTGACATGGCAGAACCTGCTCAGCGCAAAATCATCATGCACAAG ATCCGTCCTCACATTGCCACTCTACGTAAATACACATACGGGAAGCACATTCTGGCCAAGCTGGAAAAGTACTACATGAAGAGCGGATCTGAACTGGGTCCCATTGGCGGCCCCACAAACGGCCTCATGTAG
- the pum2 gene encoding pumilio homolog 2 isoform X3 encodes MSVPCSILGMNDVAWQETRGGMLHANGAPETGGVRVHVGGAGQAPGVPHLQGMDRVVIPAPGTPQPPLSGRSQDDATVGYFFQRQPGEQLGGCTPSKHRWPTGDANHVDQVRAADEMNYDFQALALESRGMGELLPAKKLWDSDELAKDGRKGMLLGEEWRDNAWGSSHHSVSQPIMVQRRPGQSFHGNGDANSVLSPRSEGGGLGVSMVEYVLSSSPGDKMDGRYRNGGYGGGDVDQDGREKIDVQEKVSPYEVDKSPEMKVGDENDPAKANGRGLLNGMDRDCKDFNPNPGSRQASPTEAVERMGPNQSGLEMMGQHHPHAFQQHPAQNKAPEDFQSQEAQNMGGMEQQAGVESLQFDYAGNQIQVDSSGTPVGLFDYNSQQQLFQRSNTLTVQQLTAAQQQQYALAAAQQQHLAGLAPAFVPNPYIINAAPPGTDPYTAAGLAAAASLAGPTVVPPQYYGVPWGVYPANLFQQQAASTANHSANQQASNQGPGQQQVMRAGNNQRPLTPGQGQQSQQESLAAAAAANPALAYAGMSGYQVLAPAAYYDQTGTLVMGPGARAGLGGPVRLVQTPMLINPAAAQAAAAVSASGSGNNMSGPPGNGLYRSMPQPQQQQQQAPPPSSGLPSSSFYGSGSVPNTSQSSSLFSHTSAAPPPQSSSLGFSSTGGSLGVGLGSALGGFGSSVSSSTSSSVSRRDSLLASSDLYKRGGSSLTPIGQPFYNSLGYSSSPSPIGLTPGHSPLTPPPSLPSSHGSSSSLHLGGLTNGSGRYISAAPGAEAKYRSTGGTSSLFNSSSQLFPPSRPRYSRSDVMPSGRSRLLEDFRNNRFPNLQLRDLPGHMVEFSQDQHGSRFIQQKLERATPAERQMVFGEILQAAYQLMTDVFGNYVIQKFFEFGSADQKLALATRIRGHVLPLALQMYGCRVIQKALESISSDQQSDIVRELDGHVLKCVKDQNGNHVVQKCIECVQPQALQFIIDAFQGQVFVLSTHPYGCRVIQRILEHCTQEQTLPILEELHQHSEQLGQKYQGVSLEMTPKTYYTVSRDALFKDQYGNYVIQHVLEHGRPEDKSKIVAEVRGKVLVLSQHKFASNVVEKCVIHSSRAERALLIDEVCCQKDGPHSALYTMMKDQYANYVVQRMIDMAEPAQRKIIMHKIRPHIATLRKYTYGKHILAKLEKYYMKSGSELGPIGGPTNGLM; translated from the exons ATGAGCGTTCCATGCAGCATCCTAGGTATGAATGACGTGGCCTGGCAGGAGACAAGAGGTGGGATGCTGCATGCAAATGGTGCTCCTGAGACTGGAGGTGTCAGAGTTCATGTTGGGGGAGCTGGACAGGCTCCTGGAGTCCCACATTTACAGGGCATGGACAGGGTTGTTATCCCCGCACCAGGTACCCCGCAGCCTCCACTGAGTGGACGCTCTCAGGATGATGCCACAGTTGGATACTTCTTTCAGAGACAGCCCGGGGAGCAGCTTGGAGGTTGCACACCAAGCAAACATCGCTGGCCAACTGGTGATGCCAATCATGTTGATCAG gTCCGTGCTGCGGATGAAATGAACTATGACTTTCAGGCTCTTGCTTTGGAGTCGAGGGGCATGGGAGAG CTTCTGCCAGCAAAAAAACTCTGGGATTCTGATGAGTTGGCCAAGGATGGAAGGAAAGGCATGCTTCTTGGAGAGGAGTGGAGGGACAATGCATGGGGATCATCTC ATCATTCAGTGTCTCAGCCAATCATGGTGCAGCGGCGACCAGGCCAGAGTTTCCATGGGAATGGTGATGCCAATTCTGTGCTTTCACCTCGCTCAGAAGGTGGAGGTCTGGGGGTGAGCATGGTGGAGTACGTCCTCAGTTCTTCTCCTGGTGACAAAATGGATGGTCGCTACAGGAACGGTGGTTAT GGTGGAGGAGATGTTGACCAAGATGGGAGAGAGAAGATTGATGTCCAAGAGAAAGTCTCCCCCTATGAAGTGGACAAGAGCCCAGAGATGAAGGTTGGAGATGAGAATGATCCTGCTAAAGCCAACGGAAGAGGTCTACTTAACGGCATGGACAGGGACTGCAAAGACTTCAA TCCGAACCCTGGAAGTCGCCAAGCTTCCCCCACTGAGGCTGTGGAGAGAATGGGTCCCAATCAGTCAGGTTTGGAGATGATGGGACAGCACCACCCACATGCCTTCCAACAACACCCTGCCCAAAACAAGGCACCTGAGGACTTCCAGAGCCAGGAGGCCCAGAACATGGGAGGTATGGAGCAGCAAGCCGGTGTGGAGTCCCTCCAGTTTGACTATGCTGGTAACCAGATTCAGGTGGACTCCTCAGGGACTCCAGTAGGATTGTTTGACTACAACTCTCAGCAGCAG TTGTTCCAGAGATCAAATACCCTCACTGTTCAACAGCTAACTGCAGCTCAGCAACAACAATATGCCCTCGCTGCAGCCCAGCAGCAACATCTTG CTGGCCTTGCTCCTGCCTTTGTGCCAAACCCTTACATCATTAATGCTGCCCCCCCTGGAACGGATCCCTACACTGCCGCTGGGCTGGCCGCAGCAGCCTCGCTTGCAG GTCCCACAGTGGTTCCACCACAGTACTATGGTGTTCCTTGGGGTGTGTATCCGGCCAACCTTTTCCAGCAACAGGCTGCATCCACTGCCAATCACTCAGCTAATCAGCAAGCATCCAATCAGGGGCCAGGCCAACAACAG GTGATGCGCGCGGGAAACAACCAGCGACCTCTTACACCTGGGCAAGGCCAACAGAGTCAGCAGGAATCTCTAGCTGCAGCGGCAGCTGCAAACCCTGCATTGGCGTATGCAGGAATGTCTG gTTATCAGGTTTTAGCCCCTGCAGCGTATTATGACCAGACTGGGACCTTGGTGATGGGCCCTGGTGCCCGAGCTGGTCTAGGTGGGCCAGTTCGTCTAGTCCAAACACCGATGCTCATCAACCCTGCAGCAGCACAAGCCG cAGCTGCGGTGTCAGCATCTGGCTCTGGAAACAACATGTCTGGTCCTCCAGGCAACGGGTTATACCGCTCAATGCCTCaacctcagcagcagcagcagcaggctccCCCACCCAGCAGCGGCCTGCCCTCCAGCTCATTTTACGGCTCTGGATCAGTCCCGAACACTTCTCAGAGCAGCTCCCTTTTCTCACACACCTCTGCTGCGCCGCCACCACAAAGCTCCTCCCTGGGCTTCAGCAGTACCGGTGGGTCCCTCGGCGTTGGCCTGGGCTCTGCTCTTGGAGGCTTCGGCTCTTCTG TGTCTAGCTCTACCAGTAGCAGTGTATCTCGCAGGGACTCCCTGCTGGCAAGTTCTGATCTATACAAACGCGGCGGCAGCAGTTTAACTCCCATCGGCCAGCCCTTTTACAACAGCCTGGGTTACTCTTCTTCACCAAGCCCCATTGGCCTCACACCAGGTCACTCTCCACtcactcctccaccttctctgCCCTCCTCTCATGGATCCTCTTCCAGCCTTCACCTAG GTGGCCTGACGAATGGCAGCGGGCGTTACATTTCTGCCGCTCCTGGAGCTGAGGCCAAGTACCGGAGTACTGGGGGGACATCCAGTCTTTTCAATTCCAGCAGCCAGCTATTCCCTCCGTCTAGGCCTCGCTACAGTCGTTCAGATGTCATGCCGTCTGGACGCAGCCGCCTACTGGAAGACTTTAGGAATAACCGCTTCCCAAACCTCCAACTCCGCGACCTGCCCGGCCACATGGTGGAGTTCTCTCAAGACCAGCATGGATCCAG ATTTATCCAGCAGAAGTTAGAGAGGGCCACTCCAGCTGAGAGGCAGATGGTGTTTGGCGAGATTCTGCAAGCGGCATACCAACTGATGACTGACGTATTTGGGAACTATGTCATCCAAAAGTTCTTTGAG TTTGGAAGTGCAGACCAGAAGCTGGCTTTGGCAACACGTATCCGTGGACACGTCCTGCCTCTGGCTTTGCAGATGTATGGTTGTAGGGTCATTCAGAAAGCCCTGGAGTCCATTTCCTCCGACCAGCAG AGCGACATTGTCCGTGAGCTGGATGGCCATGTGTTGAAGTGTGTCAAGGACCAAAATGGCAACCATGTGGTGCAGAAGTGTATCGAGTGTGTCCAGCCTCAGGCCCTACAGTTCATTATTGATGCCTTCCAAGGACAG GTGTTTGTGCTCTCCACACACCCCTATGGCTGCAGAGTTATCCAAAGGATTTTGGAGCACTGCACCCAGGAGCAAACTCTGCCCATCCTGGAAGAGCTGCATCAACACTCTGAACAGCTGGGCCAG AAATATCAAGGCGTATCATTGGAGATGACACCCAAAACGTATTATACCGTGTCCCGCGATGCACTGTTCAAG GATCAGTATGGTAACTACGTCATTCAGCATGTTTTGGAGCACGGCAGACCAGAAGATAAGAGCAAGATAGTCGCAGAAGTTCGTGGAAAGGTTCTTGTCCTCAGTCAACACAAGTTTGCAAG TAATGTTGTGGAGAAGTGTGTGATCCACTCTTCGCGTGCAGAGAGGGCTCTGCTGATCGATGAAGTGTGCTGCCAGAAAGACGGCCCCCACAGCGCCCTGTACACCATGATGAAGGACCAGTACGCCAACTATGTTGTTCAAAGGATGATTGACATGGCAGAACCTGCTCAGCGCAAAATCATCATGCACAAG ATCCGTCCTCACATTGCCACTCTACGTAAATACACATACGGGAAGCACATTCTGGCCAAGCTGGAAAAGTACTACATGAAGAGCGGATCTGAACTGGGTCCCATTGGCGGCCCCACAAACGGCCTCATGTAG
- the pum2 gene encoding pumilio homolog 2 isoform X1, with protein sequence MSVPCSILGMNDVAWQETRGGMLHANGAPETGGVRVHVGGAGQAPGVPHLQGMDRVVIPAPGTPQPPLSGRSQDDATVGYFFQRQPGEQLGGCTPSKHRWPTGDANHVDQVRAADEMNYDFQALALESRGMGELLPAKKLWDSDELAKDGRKGMLLGEEWRDNAWGSSHHSVSQPIMVQRRPGQSFHGNGDANSVLSPRSEGGGLGVSMVEYVLSSSPGDKMDGRYRNGGYGGGDVDQDGREKIDVQEKVSPYEVDKSPEMKVGDENDPAKANGRGLLNGMDRDCKDFNPNPGSRQASPTEAVERMGPNQSGLEMMGQHHPHAFQQHPAQNKAPEDFQSQEAQNMGGMEQQAGVESLQFDYAGNQIQVDSSGTPVGLFDYNSQQQLFQRSNTLTVQQLTAAQQQQYALAAAQQQHLAGLAPAFVPNPYIINAAPPGTDPYTAAGLAAAASLAGPTVVPPQYYGVPWGVYPANLFQQQAASTANHSANQQASNQGPGQQQVMRAGNNQRPLTPGQGQQSQQESLAAAAAANPALAYAGMSGYQVLAPAAYYDQTGTLVMGPGARAGLGGPVRLVQTPMLINPAAAQAAAAVSASGSGNNMSGPPGNGLYRSMPQPQQQQQQAPPPSSGLPSSSFYGSGSVPNTSQSSSLFSHTSAAPPPQSSSLGFSSTGGSLGVGLGSALGGFGSSVSSSTSSSVSRRDSLLASSDLYKRGGSSLTPIGQPFYNSLGYSSSPSPIGLTPGHSPLTPPPSLPSSHGSSSSLHLGGLTNGSGRYISAAPGAEAKYRSTGGTSSLFNSSSQLFPPSRPRYSRSDVMPSGRSRLLEDFRNNRFPNLQLRDLPGHMVEFSQDQHGSRFIQQKLERATPAERQMVFGEILQAAYQLMTDVFGNYVIQKFFEFGSADQKLALATRIRGHVLPLALQMYGCRVIQKALESISSDQQVISDIVRELDGHVLKCVKDQNGNHVVQKCIECVQPQALQFIIDAFQGQVFVLSTHPYGCRVIQRILEHCTQEQTLPILEELHQHSEQLGQKYQGVSLEMTPKTYYTVSRDALFKDQYGNYVIQHVLEHGRPEDKSKIVAEVRGKVLVLSQHKFASNVVEKCVIHSSRAERALLIDEVCCQKDGPHSALYTMMKDQYANYVVQRMIDMAEPAQRKIIMHKIRPHIATLRKYTYGKHILAKLEKYYMKSGSELGPIGGPTNGLM encoded by the exons ATGAGCGTTCCATGCAGCATCCTAGGTATGAATGACGTGGCCTGGCAGGAGACAAGAGGTGGGATGCTGCATGCAAATGGTGCTCCTGAGACTGGAGGTGTCAGAGTTCATGTTGGGGGAGCTGGACAGGCTCCTGGAGTCCCACATTTACAGGGCATGGACAGGGTTGTTATCCCCGCACCAGGTACCCCGCAGCCTCCACTGAGTGGACGCTCTCAGGATGATGCCACAGTTGGATACTTCTTTCAGAGACAGCCCGGGGAGCAGCTTGGAGGTTGCACACCAAGCAAACATCGCTGGCCAACTGGTGATGCCAATCATGTTGATCAG gTCCGTGCTGCGGATGAAATGAACTATGACTTTCAGGCTCTTGCTTTGGAGTCGAGGGGCATGGGAGAG CTTCTGCCAGCAAAAAAACTCTGGGATTCTGATGAGTTGGCCAAGGATGGAAGGAAAGGCATGCTTCTTGGAGAGGAGTGGAGGGACAATGCATGGGGATCATCTC ATCATTCAGTGTCTCAGCCAATCATGGTGCAGCGGCGACCAGGCCAGAGTTTCCATGGGAATGGTGATGCCAATTCTGTGCTTTCACCTCGCTCAGAAGGTGGAGGTCTGGGGGTGAGCATGGTGGAGTACGTCCTCAGTTCTTCTCCTGGTGACAAAATGGATGGTCGCTACAGGAACGGTGGTTAT GGTGGAGGAGATGTTGACCAAGATGGGAGAGAGAAGATTGATGTCCAAGAGAAAGTCTCCCCCTATGAAGTGGACAAGAGCCCAGAGATGAAGGTTGGAGATGAGAATGATCCTGCTAAAGCCAACGGAAGAGGTCTACTTAACGGCATGGACAGGGACTGCAAAGACTTCAA TCCGAACCCTGGAAGTCGCCAAGCTTCCCCCACTGAGGCTGTGGAGAGAATGGGTCCCAATCAGTCAGGTTTGGAGATGATGGGACAGCACCACCCACATGCCTTCCAACAACACCCTGCCCAAAACAAGGCACCTGAGGACTTCCAGAGCCAGGAGGCCCAGAACATGGGAGGTATGGAGCAGCAAGCCGGTGTGGAGTCCCTCCAGTTTGACTATGCTGGTAACCAGATTCAGGTGGACTCCTCAGGGACTCCAGTAGGATTGTTTGACTACAACTCTCAGCAGCAG TTGTTCCAGAGATCAAATACCCTCACTGTTCAACAGCTAACTGCAGCTCAGCAACAACAATATGCCCTCGCTGCAGCCCAGCAGCAACATCTTG CTGGCCTTGCTCCTGCCTTTGTGCCAAACCCTTACATCATTAATGCTGCCCCCCCTGGAACGGATCCCTACACTGCCGCTGGGCTGGCCGCAGCAGCCTCGCTTGCAG GTCCCACAGTGGTTCCACCACAGTACTATGGTGTTCCTTGGGGTGTGTATCCGGCCAACCTTTTCCAGCAACAGGCTGCATCCACTGCCAATCACTCAGCTAATCAGCAAGCATCCAATCAGGGGCCAGGCCAACAACAG GTGATGCGCGCGGGAAACAACCAGCGACCTCTTACACCTGGGCAAGGCCAACAGAGTCAGCAGGAATCTCTAGCTGCAGCGGCAGCTGCAAACCCTGCATTGGCGTATGCAGGAATGTCTG gTTATCAGGTTTTAGCCCCTGCAGCGTATTATGACCAGACTGGGACCTTGGTGATGGGCCCTGGTGCCCGAGCTGGTCTAGGTGGGCCAGTTCGTCTAGTCCAAACACCGATGCTCATCAACCCTGCAGCAGCACAAGCCG cAGCTGCGGTGTCAGCATCTGGCTCTGGAAACAACATGTCTGGTCCTCCAGGCAACGGGTTATACCGCTCAATGCCTCaacctcagcagcagcagcagcaggctccCCCACCCAGCAGCGGCCTGCCCTCCAGCTCATTTTACGGCTCTGGATCAGTCCCGAACACTTCTCAGAGCAGCTCCCTTTTCTCACACACCTCTGCTGCGCCGCCACCACAAAGCTCCTCCCTGGGCTTCAGCAGTACCGGTGGGTCCCTCGGCGTTGGCCTGGGCTCTGCTCTTGGAGGCTTCGGCTCTTCTG TGTCTAGCTCTACCAGTAGCAGTGTATCTCGCAGGGACTCCCTGCTGGCAAGTTCTGATCTATACAAACGCGGCGGCAGCAGTTTAACTCCCATCGGCCAGCCCTTTTACAACAGCCTGGGTTACTCTTCTTCACCAAGCCCCATTGGCCTCACACCAGGTCACTCTCCACtcactcctccaccttctctgCCCTCCTCTCATGGATCCTCTTCCAGCCTTCACCTAG GTGGCCTGACGAATGGCAGCGGGCGTTACATTTCTGCCGCTCCTGGAGCTGAGGCCAAGTACCGGAGTACTGGGGGGACATCCAGTCTTTTCAATTCCAGCAGCCAGCTATTCCCTCCGTCTAGGCCTCGCTACAGTCGTTCAGATGTCATGCCGTCTGGACGCAGCCGCCTACTGGAAGACTTTAGGAATAACCGCTTCCCAAACCTCCAACTCCGCGACCTGCCCGGCCACATGGTGGAGTTCTCTCAAGACCAGCATGGATCCAG ATTTATCCAGCAGAAGTTAGAGAGGGCCACTCCAGCTGAGAGGCAGATGGTGTTTGGCGAGATTCTGCAAGCGGCATACCAACTGATGACTGACGTATTTGGGAACTATGTCATCCAAAAGTTCTTTGAG TTTGGAAGTGCAGACCAGAAGCTGGCTTTGGCAACACGTATCCGTGGACACGTCCTGCCTCTGGCTTTGCAGATGTATGGTTGTAGGGTCATTCAGAAAGCCCTGGAGTCCATTTCCTCCGACCAGCAGGTAATT AGCGACATTGTCCGTGAGCTGGATGGCCATGTGTTGAAGTGTGTCAAGGACCAAAATGGCAACCATGTGGTGCAGAAGTGTATCGAGTGTGTCCAGCCTCAGGCCCTACAGTTCATTATTGATGCCTTCCAAGGACAG GTGTTTGTGCTCTCCACACACCCCTATGGCTGCAGAGTTATCCAAAGGATTTTGGAGCACTGCACCCAGGAGCAAACTCTGCCCATCCTGGAAGAGCTGCATCAACACTCTGAACAGCTGGGCCAG AAATATCAAGGCGTATCATTGGAGATGACACCCAAAACGTATTATACCGTGTCCCGCGATGCACTGTTCAAG GATCAGTATGGTAACTACGTCATTCAGCATGTTTTGGAGCACGGCAGACCAGAAGATAAGAGCAAGATAGTCGCAGAAGTTCGTGGAAAGGTTCTTGTCCTCAGTCAACACAAGTTTGCAAG TAATGTTGTGGAGAAGTGTGTGATCCACTCTTCGCGTGCAGAGAGGGCTCTGCTGATCGATGAAGTGTGCTGCCAGAAAGACGGCCCCCACAGCGCCCTGTACACCATGATGAAGGACCAGTACGCCAACTATGTTGTTCAAAGGATGATTGACATGGCAGAACCTGCTCAGCGCAAAATCATCATGCACAAG ATCCGTCCTCACATTGCCACTCTACGTAAATACACATACGGGAAGCACATTCTGGCCAAGCTGGAAAAGTACTACATGAAGAGCGGATCTGAACTGGGTCCCATTGGCGGCCCCACAAACGGCCTCATGTAG